Genomic DNA from Candidatus Methylarchaceae archaeon HK02M2:
GAACATTCTCCTACTACGAGACTTTAATTAAGGATTCTTCATGGATTCTTGCGTACTTAGTCCATATTCCCCAATTTGTGATACCTTTCACATTGATCAATTATATCTCAAAGGGAGGGTTGGGAGAATACGGCTTTAATTACAAAGAAAAACCACCGTTCACTCATAAGCGTGTAATAGGAATAGGCATATTTTTTGGGCTTCTTATGTCTTTAGAGTACATTTTTCAAATTGTTGAAAATGCACCATTGGATATTCCCTATCCAATTACTTTTGTTAATGTTTTGGGCAATATGACTTTCCAATGGATATTTGTTGGTTTATCAGAAGAAACCATGTTTAGGGGCTTAATCCAAACCTATTTGATGAAAAATCTTCAAGGATATGTTAAGATTCTTGGGCACGATCTCCATATAGGAACGATCATTAGTGCAATCTTTTGGGGCGGATTCCATTTCATCAACATCTTGTATTTACCTCTAGAAAATGTAATATTTTTTGTTATATTAACAACTTCAATTGGCCTGCTTATGGGATATGCC
This window encodes:
- a CDS encoding CPBP family intramembrane metalloprotease, coding for MKKKAEFQVKFKLEPIIRMLSITIIVVLIIVFIYVTLRTFSYYETLIKDSSWILAYLVHIPQFVIPFTLINYISKGGLGEYGFNYKEKPPFTHKRVIGIGIFFGLLMSLEYIFQIVENAPLDIPYPITFVNVLGNMTFQWIFVGLSEETMFRGLIQTYLMKNLQGYVKILGHDLHIGTIISAIFWGGFHFINILYLPLENVIFFVILTTSIGLLMGYAYQTTGSLLTTILIHNTIFGVPLTIGYILYWL